The sequence below is a genomic window from Chanos chanos chromosome 16, fChaCha1.1, whole genome shotgun sequence.
ATACTGATACACTGTCAGCAAGTGCTCCTGGACTCGCCattgtttacatatttttcttCACCGCGCAATGTGCCTTGTTTAGGAACACAAATTTCTGTGCAACCAAGACAGGCAGTGTAAATGTCAAAAAGAAGTACTGCAAATTGAGAAATTTTGTCACAAATCTAAacctgagaaaaaagaaagggtaTAATTTAAGTACATTTAGCAACGGTGGGAAAAAGCTGTAAGTACATTAAATAATATACTGAGTACAAAAAAATCTCTCCACAACCAACCTTCATTCCAACCGGAGGCATCTTCATCACTAAACCAATAGACATCACTAACCGTCTGAGTGATTAGTTTAGTAATAAAGTAGATGAATTGAGAAAACAGCTGTCACCAGGAAAAGTGAACAATGGTTCTATTCTTAACATAAAAGATCTACTGAAAGATCATTCTTGCAGTTTACTGAATTAAAGGGAGGCACAGTGAGTAAAATAATCAAGTCAATTTGCAAAAAGTGACAAGCAGGCATTGACAATATAAATGGAAAACTTCTCAGAATGGCTGTAGGCCACATTTTCGACCCTCAAATGACAGTTGATTGGCTATGAAAAAATTGATAACAAAACAATTTGTGGTGTTGTCCTACTAGATTTCACTGCAGCTTTTGATGTAACTGACTATGAGCTGTTACTCAAAAAGCTGGAAAGCTATGGTTTTAAACCTTTAGCAGTCACCTGGGTGAAAACTTGTCTGACTAAACAATCTCAAAAAGTCTTCTTTAACAGGAGTTTCTCAGACAGCACAAgagtacaatttacaatttagttatttggcagacgctttttaccaaagcgacttacaattagtgcatcactccgagtcagatttctaataccttgtgagcagagatcataataagaccgAAGAGTAGAGGGTGGTGTCCCACAAGGAAGTTGTTTGGGCCCACTGATGTGTTCCATCTTCACTTATGatctccctctagtggtaaaCAATGCCAAATTAGCATGGTATGCGGATGACACTACAGTTTACACGTCGGCAAGGACACCGGCCGACCTCACAGACGCTATGAACAATGCGGCAAAAATAGGAAGATgggtaaaagaaaacaaactggcCCTAaatatatcaaaaacaaaataagcgTAGTATTCGGTTCTAATCACTGATTATGTAACCTGCGCTTCACAACAAAAGACTGGTAAGGGAAACAAAGTTGCTTGGTGTCATCCTAGACTGTAAATTGTGCTGGTCGAAGCAAATTGACAATGTTGTGAACCAAATGAGTAGAGGCCTTGCCTTACTTAGGCGCTGCACCGCATACCTAATGCCGAAAAGGTTACAGGTGCCTTTGGTTCTAGCTCATGTGGAGTACTGCAACATCAGCTGCATGCATTCACGTTTACATTGGCTTAAAGTCGAAGATATGCTAAACGCTTCTCTACTACTCTCAACCCTGGACAGTTTTAAATAACAAGGCCCCTCTAAATCAATATCATCTTTTCCACAGACATTATAAGTCCCACACCTATAGCACAGGACATGCGGTGGAAGGACGTCTTGTGGTTCCAAAGGCTAACACTAATTCACTTCAACGCGCAGTTATATACAGAGCAATTACATTGTGGAACGAGCTGCcgtcttttttttaacaaaagtaaATATTAAATCTAACTTTTAATAAACAAGTTAAGAATTCCCTGGGTTAGTTATACGTCTAATCgctgttattattatcagtCCTTGTCAGTGAGTGCATTTATAgtattctcttttctttttttttttctctcttttttttttttttttttgactttgttttgttttagcgTGTTTCACAATgacttaatgttttttttgaatcattattagtttttcatcctttttatTCAAAGTGTTCATTTTGTGTCcttgtagttgttttttgttttgttttgtttttgttatgcaATGTATTCTCGACAGCTTGACTAATGGGGGATcctataaacaataaacaataaacggTCTAAAGGTGTTACTCGATGTTTATGGGAATGACAGCACAAAACAAGGAGTGAAGCTGGTAACACACAGCTTGACGGCTCCTGTCTTGGAGCTGAGGGCTTTGCTTGTTTGAAGCCTCAGCTGCCTCATGCAGATTACCTCCAGTCCACTGAACCCAGTTATTTTCCCTATACGGATACTACAACATTTTACTCCCGCCTCGCCTAGATTCATTGTCAGTCAGTTTTTTCTCTactcaaataaatatgaaacaaaGTATCTTTCTATACGTAATGGAACGTATTACGCCGATTCGAATGAACATGGTTTTAAATGGTGTCTCTGACATTGCGGTCCTTGCCCGTGAACTTACTTTGTGAGTGTCAGCATGGAAAAGCTGTACACGCGTCTTGGAGCCTAACTCTATTACAAAGTTCGTAATAActtctgttcattttgttcttttgtctgtggtttCCATAGAGCGCTTCCTTCCTGTTCTTAttatattctttcttttttttcaggcataTGTGTGAAAACGTTGTCCTTACCAGACAAACAGAAGGTGTTTCTGAACATCTGTCAGTCACCGGCTGTcccgccccctcctcccctATCCCGTGAGGCACTGGTTGAGCTACTGGAGTCAGAGGACCCCACTGGATACCGAGTACCCATGAGTCTCGGCGAGCCTCACACAGAACTGGACAACAGTAAGTGTTCCTTCTCATCTTTCACCTgcagagtttctttttttcttcttttcacttttatttctttacaagCATATTGATTTGTGAGAATgggaatttctttctttttaaccccccctctccctccctctctccctctctctctctctctctctctctctctctttttgtctctctctgtctgtctctgcaatCTCCTCCAGGCTCAAAAGGCTGCACAGTATATGATGTGGTCATCAATGATGAATTCTTTCAGAAGTGTcaggtgttttatttttgtgcctatgtgtgtgtgtgtgtgtgtttgtttatggaaatatgtgtttgtctgtccatcAGTCTGTAATGAAGGTGCTTTTTTGTTCCCCATCAGAAAGATGATTTATTCCAGCAGTTTCTACTCGCTGTTTCTCTGGAGGGACTTGAGAACAAATACAACATGGAGTTTAGTCGAggtatttgtttattcaaaCATGCTGTGGCATTTCtgcattctttttgttttaaccgagcaattgtgtgtgtgtgtgtgtgtgtttgtgtgtttgggcagagtgaaagtatgcatgtctgtgtataaaTAGGTGTGTCTAGAGATTAAGCTCTAAGATTcacatcttttgttttgttttttctttcttccagaTTGGAAAAtcttgaaaaacagaaagtttCTTGGCTCTGTCACAGAGCAAAACATTCGTACCAAGAGCAAGCCGGTCATTCAGGAGATAGACTCCGGGTATGTCAAATTCgttttttgtccctctctcattggctgatgaAGCAAAAGCCCTGGACCGAACCCCAACACGTGGTCATCCCTCACTGACACTCAGCTCAGTCCCCGCTCACTGCACTTGTCTCTTCCGTTCGCTTCTGTTCGTGTTCTCAAGGttaatctctctgttttagtGGTTATAGAATGGTATGTCAAATGTgaggctgtttgttttgtgtttgtgtgtgtgtgtgtgtgtgtgtgatagcctctttgtgtttatgtgcgcatgcacgtgtttgtgtgtgtgtatgtgtgtgaggcgGTTTCaaacagatgggagagagagagagagagagagagagaggggacaggcAACATATGACACCAGATCACACTCTCTTTATAACATCCACAGACATGGATAAGATAGATACCATACTGATCCTGAAGGAAATTTAGGAAAGGTGTAAACATGTCCCTGTGGATTTTTAAAGCATGTCCCTGTAGATTTTTAAAGCATGTCTGGTTTTTCTCACAGTAAAGGATGTTGAGAGACTCTGAACTTGGCTCTAGACTCTCCCTATCACAGAAGTTGTATTATTTCAGTcaggggttttttggggtttttttgccccAGAACATACCAGAATCAGTTGGCTGCAGATACAAGGCCTGTAGATATGTCATCACACAAGAAACGCTTACTGGTATCTATCTGCTTTTTTTCGAGATACTGTACAACTCCCCGAGGGGAAACTTggactctgcatttaacccatccgaaACAgcgaacacacgcacacgcaagaCAAGTTAGCAGCGAGCACGGAgcactctgttttattttttttttttgtcttgtttcgTTTTTCATGAGGTTTCACCAAAGATGAGTTCAAAGTCTACCCAGAGTTCAAGAGGAAAGGGTGGAAAAGGGGAGTTGGTTTTATCAGCATAAGACCAAGAGTCTGTTTccttatcctttttttttttcttttttttttaaattttttcaGGGAAACAAATTCACAGTCCACAGCAGCCAAGAAGTAAGTGCATTCTCTGGGTGCGGTTGCAGGTACACGTGAGCGTGCGGGTGGGTTTTGTTTATTGGGATTTGTTTACCCAAGAGGAATCAGATACCATTAAAATGATACAATTACgttttgtagttttgtttgtttgtttgtttctggtttttgtCCAATAACATCACCGCTGTCTTTTCATCATACCACTCCTGTATCCTCTGTTTTATTGGGATTTGTTTATCCAAGAGGAATCAGATACCATAAAATTATACAGTTACATTTTGgaatttttgtcagtttgtttctatttttgtcGAATAACATCGCTGTTGTCTTTTCATCGTGCCACTCCTGTATCCTCTGTTGACCTAGCCGTCTATCattcttgcgctctctctctgtctctctctccctgactaggccagagtttgttttgttggtggaGCCTGCTCTTGGGGAGGCAGAGCACTTGGTGGCAGAGATAAAACTGCCCGGTGTGGTgagtaatctgtttgttttctttcgctctgtttctgtttgaactCTCACCACACTTCACATTTACAAAGAGATGAATGAACAGGTCACATGGCATCAGGAAATacgagaggaaaaacagaggactcaactccattttgtttgtgtgtgtgtgtgtgtgtgtgtgtgtgtgtgtggtggggtggggtggggtggggggtgtttaTCAGTGCTCTCAACATTATGcccacctacacaaacacaaaaaagctaAAGAGAAATTAGATTCCAGGGAGGACAGAGCATGTCATGCCCTCATGCCATCACAGCAGCTGTGGTTCTTGCTGTGTTGCCAAGGCATTTGTCGCCACGGCAACACAGATGGTGTTCTACTCCTGAACATAGTGGCttacctccaaaaaaaaaccaaaaaaccatcAATCAAAAGCatctgttattctgttattcATCTCTAAACATGTAACGATGAATTCAGAGGTAATGCAGCTCAGTGGTAAAGCGTAAATGGataatgacaaaacagaggagagagagagagagagagagagagtgaacaagtAGAGGGTGTTGAAGGGTGGTAAAAGAGAAGGATAGAGCTGAGGAATGAGATGGAGGGGTAGAGGTATGAGCAGGCGATGAAAGTGTGGATGGAAGTATAATCAACTGTTCTCAGccgtttcttctctttttccccccacccGTTCGCCTGccaaccctctctcttttcagtcgTCCACTCGTTCCCTCGTTCTGGACCTGGGCGAGGACAGGCTGGTTCTGAGCGCCCGTCCCTCCCTCTTCCATCTGGACCTTTTCTTTCCATTCCTCATCGAGCAGGAGAACAGCACTGCAAAgttcaacacagacacacaggtacacTCCAGCATACAgtgtctctttcattcactgccGCTCCTCCCCGGTCTGTAAATGAACagtttctctcccctctctctctctctctctctttttcagatttTGACTGTGACCATGCCAGTGGTGTCCTCATCGTCATGAGGAAAATATAGCGTTATTTATCT
It includes:
- the pih1d1 gene encoding PIH1 domain-containing protein 1; translation: METDTSLLSSELDQQQQEELYKQLLLQTMGKMQSETSSSRVIRPHPGICVKTLSLPDKQKVFLNICQSPAVPPPPPLSREALVELLESEDPTGYRVPMSLGEPHTELDNSSKGCTVYDVVINDEFFQKCQKDDLFQQFLLAVSLEGLENKYNMEFSRDWKILKNRKFLGSVTEQNIRTKSKPVIQEIDSGETNSQSTAAKKPEFVLLVEPALGEAEHLVAEIKLPGVSSTRSLVLDLGEDRLVLSARPSLFHLDLFFPFLIEQENSTAKFNTDTQILTVTMPVVSSSS